Proteins found in one Phocoena sinus isolate mPhoSin1 chromosome 5, mPhoSin1.pri, whole genome shotgun sequence genomic segment:
- the FGFR3 gene encoding fibroblast growth factor receptor 3 isoform X4, with protein sequence MGAPACALAFFVAVAVVMTGAVSGSPGMEQRVVRRAAEVPGPEPGQQELVFGSGDTVELSCHWPAGAPSGPTVWVKDGVGLAPSDRILVGPQRLQVLNASHEDAGAYSCRQRLTQSVLCHFAVRVTDAPSSGDDEDGEDEAEDTAGAPYWTRPERMDKKLLAVPAANTVRFRCPAAGNPTPSISWLKNGKEFRGEHRIGGIKLRHQQWSLVMESVVPSDRGNYTCVVENKFGSIRQTYTLDVLERSPHRPILQAGLPANQTAVLGSDVEFHCKVYSDAQPHIQWLKHVEVNGSKVGPDGTPYVTVLKTAGANTTDKELEVLSLHNVTFEDAGEYTCLAGNSIGFSHHSAWLVVLPAEEELVEAGEAGSVYAGVLSYGVGFLLFILVVAAVALCRLRSPPKKGLGSPAVHKVSRFPLKRQQVSLESSSSMSSNTPLVRIARLSSGEGPALANVSELELPADPKWELSRARLTLGKPLGEGCFGQVVMAEAIGINKDRAAKPVTVAVKMLKDDATDKDLSDLVSEMEMMKMIGKHKNIINLLGACTQGGPLYVLVEYAAKGNLREYLRARRPPGTDYSFDTCRLPEEQLTFKDLVSCAYQVARGMEYLASQKCIHRDLAARNVLVTEDNVMKIADFGLARDVHNLDYYKKTTNGRLPVKWMAPEALFDRVYTHQSDVWSFGVLLWEIFTLGGSPYPGIPVEELFKLLKEGHRMDKPANCTHDLYMIMRECWHAVPSQRPTFKQLVEDLDRVLTVTSTDEYLDLSVPFEQYSPGGQDTPSSGSSGDDSVFAHDLLPPAPPGSGGSRT encoded by the exons ATGGGCGCTCCGGCTTGCGCCCTCGCGTTCTTTGTGGCCGTGGCAGTCGTGATGACCGGCGCTGTCTCCGGGTCCCCGGGCATGGAGCAGCGCGTCGTGCGGAGAGCAGCAG AGGTCCCGGGCCCTGAGCCTGGCCAGCAGGAGCTGGTCTTCGGCAGCGGGGACACCGTGGAGCTGAGCTGCCACTGGCCCGCGGGGGCGCCCTCAGGGCCCACGGTCTGGGTGAAGGACGGCGTGGGGCTGGCGCCCTCAGACCGCATCCTGGTGGGGCCGCAGCGGCTGCAGGTGCTCAACGCCTCCCACGAGGACGCCGGGGCCTACAGCTGCCGCCAGCGCCTCACGCAGAGTGTCCTGTGCCACTTCGCCGTGCGCGTGACAG ATGCTCCGTCCTCAGGAGACGATGAAGATGGGGAAGACGAGGCTGAAGACACAG CAGGGGCCCCTTACTGGACGCGGCCCGAGCGGATGGACAAGAAGCTGCTGGCCGTGCCGGCGGCCAACACGGTTCGCTTCCGCTGCCCAGCCGCCGGCAACCCCACCCCGTCCATCTCCTGGCTGAAGAACGGCAAGGAGTTCCGAGGCGAGCACCGCATCGGGGGCATCAAG cTACGGCACCAGCAGTGGAGCCTGGTCATGGAGAGCGTGGTGCCTTCGGACCGCGGCAACTACACGTGCGTCGTGGAGAACAAGTTCGGCAGCATCCGGCAGACGTACACTCTGGACGTGCTGG AGCGCTCCCCGCACCGGCCCATCCTGCAGGCGGGGCTGCCCGCTAACCAGACGGCGGTGCTGGGCAGCGACGTGGAATTCCACTGCAAGGTGTACAGCGACGCGCAGCCCCACATCCAGTGGCTCAAGCACGTGGAGGTGAACGGCAGCAAAGTGGGGCCCGACGGCACGCCCTATGTCACGGTGCTCAAG ACGGCGGGCGCTAACACCACCGACAAGGAGCTAGAGGTTCTGTCCTTGCACAATGTCACCTTTGAGGACGCGGGGGAGTACACGTGTCTGGCGGGCAATTCTATCGGGTTTTCCCATCACTCTGCGTGGCTGGTGGTGCTGCCAG CTGAGGAGGAGCTGGTGGAGGCTGGTGAGGCTGGCAGTGTGTACGCAGGTGTCCTCAGCTACGGGGTGGGCTTCCTTCTCTTCATCCTGGTGGTGGCCGCTGTGGCCCTCTGCCGCCTGCGCAGCCCCCCCAAGAAGGGCCTGGGCTCGCCCGCCGTGCACAAGGTCTCCCGCTTCCCGCTCAAGCGACAG CAGGTGTCCTTGGAGTCCAGCTCGTCCATGAGCTCCAACACGCCGCTGGTGCGGATCGCCCGGCTGTCCTCGGGGGAGGGCCCCGCGCTGGCCAACGTCTCTGAGCTCGAGCTGCCCGCCGACCCCAAGTGGGAGCTGTCCCGGGCCCG GCTGACTCTGGGCAAGCCTCTCGGGGAGGGCTGCTTCGGCCAGGTGGTCATGGCGGAGGCCATCGGCATCAACAAGGACCGGGCTGCCAAGCCCGTCACGGTGGCGGTGAAGATGctgaaag ATGACGCCACAGATAAGGACCTGTCGGACCTGGTGTCCGAGAtggagatgatgaaaatgatCGGGAAGCACAAGAACATCATCAACCTGCTGGGCGCCTGCACGCAGGGCG GGCCCCTGTACGTGCTGGTGGAGTACGCGGCCAAGGGCAACCTGCGGGAGTACCTGCGGGCGCGGCGGCCCCCGGGCACGGACTACTCCTTCGACACTTGCCGGCTGCCCGAGGAGCAGCTCACCTTCAAGGACCTGGTTTCCTGCGCCTACCAGGTGGCGCGGGGCATGGAGTACCTCGCCTCGCAGAAG TGCATCCACAGGGACCTGGCCGCCCGCAATGTGCTGGTGACCGAGGACAACGTGATGAAGATCGCGGACTTTGGCCTGGCCCGCGACGTGCACAATCTCGACTACTACAAGAAGACCACCAAT GGCCGCCTGCCCGTGAAGTGGATGGCGCCCGAGGCCTTGTTTGACCGCGTCTACACCCACCAGAGTGACGT CTGGTCCTTCGGTGTCCTACTCTGGGAGATCTTCACGCTGGGGGGCTCGCCGTACCCCGGCATCCCCGTGGAGGAGCTCTTCAAGCTGCTGAAGGAAGGCCACCGCATGGACAAGCCGGCCAACTGCACGCACGATCT GTACATGATCATGCGCGAGTGCTGGCACGCCGTGCCCTCCCAGAGGCCCACCTTCAAGCAGCTGGTGGAAGACCTGGACCGTGTGCTCACCGTTACATCCACCGAC GAGTACCTCGACTTGTCGGTGCCCTTCGAGCAGTACTCGCCGGGCGGCCAGGACACCCCCAGCTCCGGCTCCTCAGGGGACGACTCCGTGTTCGCCCATGACCTGCTGCCCCCGGCCCCACCAGGCAGCGGGGGCTCGCGGACGTGA
- the FGFR3 gene encoding fibroblast growth factor receptor 3 isoform X5, translating to MGAPACALAFFVAVAVVMTGAVSGSPGMEQRVVRRAAEVPGPEPGQQELVFGSGDTVELSCHWPAGAPSGPTVWVKDGVGLAPSDRILVGPQRLQVLNASHEDAGAYSCRQRLTQSVLCHFAVRVTDAPSSGDDEDGEDEAEDTGAPYWTRPERMDKKLLAVPAANTVRFRCPAAGNPTPSISWLKNGKEFRGEHRIGGIKLRHQQWSLVMESVVPSDRGNYTCVVENKFGSIRQTYTLDVLERSPHRPILQAGLPANQTAVLGSDVEFHCKVYSDAQPHIQWLKHVEVNGSKVGPDGTPYVTVLKSWISESVEADARLRLANVSERDGGEYLCRASNFIGVAEKAFWLRVHGPQAAEEELVEAGEAGSVYAGVLSYGVGFLLFILVVAAVALCRLRSPPKKGLGSPAVHKVSRFPLKRQVSLESSSSMSSNTPLVRIARLSSGEGPALANVSELELPADPKWELSRARLTLGKPLGEGCFGQVVMAEAIGINKDRAAKPVTVAVKMLKDDATDKDLSDLVSEMEMMKMIGKHKNIINLLGACTQGGPLYVLVEYAAKGNLREYLRARRPPGTDYSFDTCRLPEEQLTFKDLVSCAYQVARGMEYLASQKCIHRDLAARNVLVTEDNVMKIADFGLARDVHNLDYYKKTTNGRLPVKWMAPEALFDRVYTHQSDVWSFGVLLWEIFTLGGSPYPGIPVEELFKLLKEGHRMDKPANCTHDLYMIMRECWHAVPSQRPTFKQLVEDLDRVLTVTSTDEYLDLSVPFEQYSPGGQDTPSSGSSGDDSVFAHDLLPPAPPGSGGSRT from the exons ATGGGCGCTCCGGCTTGCGCCCTCGCGTTCTTTGTGGCCGTGGCAGTCGTGATGACCGGCGCTGTCTCCGGGTCCCCGGGCATGGAGCAGCGCGTCGTGCGGAGAGCAGCAG AGGTCCCGGGCCCTGAGCCTGGCCAGCAGGAGCTGGTCTTCGGCAGCGGGGACACCGTGGAGCTGAGCTGCCACTGGCCCGCGGGGGCGCCCTCAGGGCCCACGGTCTGGGTGAAGGACGGCGTGGGGCTGGCGCCCTCAGACCGCATCCTGGTGGGGCCGCAGCGGCTGCAGGTGCTCAACGCCTCCCACGAGGACGCCGGGGCCTACAGCTGCCGCCAGCGCCTCACGCAGAGTGTCCTGTGCCACTTCGCCGTGCGCGTGACAG ATGCTCCGTCCTCAGGAGACGATGAAGATGGGGAAGACGAGGCTGAAGACACAG GGGCCCCTTACTGGACGCGGCCCGAGCGGATGGACAAGAAGCTGCTGGCCGTGCCGGCGGCCAACACGGTTCGCTTCCGCTGCCCAGCCGCCGGCAACCCCACCCCGTCCATCTCCTGGCTGAAGAACGGCAAGGAGTTCCGAGGCGAGCACCGCATCGGGGGCATCAAG cTACGGCACCAGCAGTGGAGCCTGGTCATGGAGAGCGTGGTGCCTTCGGACCGCGGCAACTACACGTGCGTCGTGGAGAACAAGTTCGGCAGCATCCGGCAGACGTACACTCTGGACGTGCTGG AGCGCTCCCCGCACCGGCCCATCCTGCAGGCGGGGCTGCCCGCTAACCAGACGGCGGTGCTGGGCAGCGACGTGGAATTCCACTGCAAGGTGTACAGCGACGCGCAGCCCCACATCCAGTGGCTCAAGCACGTGGAGGTGAACGGCAGCAAAGTGGGGCCCGACGGCACGCCCTATGTCACGGTGCTCAAG TCGTGGATCAGTGAGAGTGTGGAGGCCGACGCGCGCCTCCGCCTGGCCAATGTGTCCGAGCGCGACGGGGGCGAGTACCTCTGTCGAGCCTCCAATTTCATAGGCGTGGCTGAGAAGGCCTTTTGGCTGCGTGTTCACGGGCCCCAAGCAG CTGAGGAGGAGCTGGTGGAGGCTGGTGAGGCTGGCAGTGTGTACGCAGGTGTCCTCAGCTACGGGGTGGGCTTCCTTCTCTTCATCCTGGTGGTGGCCGCTGTGGCCCTCTGCCGCCTGCGCAGCCCCCCCAAGAAGGGCCTGGGCTCGCCCGCCGTGCACAAGGTCTCCCGCTTCCCGCTCAAGCGACAG GTGTCCTTGGAGTCCAGCTCGTCCATGAGCTCCAACACGCCGCTGGTGCGGATCGCCCGGCTGTCCTCGGGGGAGGGCCCCGCGCTGGCCAACGTCTCTGAGCTCGAGCTGCCCGCCGACCCCAAGTGGGAGCTGTCCCGGGCCCG GCTGACTCTGGGCAAGCCTCTCGGGGAGGGCTGCTTCGGCCAGGTGGTCATGGCGGAGGCCATCGGCATCAACAAGGACCGGGCTGCCAAGCCCGTCACGGTGGCGGTGAAGATGctgaaag ATGACGCCACAGATAAGGACCTGTCGGACCTGGTGTCCGAGAtggagatgatgaaaatgatCGGGAAGCACAAGAACATCATCAACCTGCTGGGCGCCTGCACGCAGGGCG GGCCCCTGTACGTGCTGGTGGAGTACGCGGCCAAGGGCAACCTGCGGGAGTACCTGCGGGCGCGGCGGCCCCCGGGCACGGACTACTCCTTCGACACTTGCCGGCTGCCCGAGGAGCAGCTCACCTTCAAGGACCTGGTTTCCTGCGCCTACCAGGTGGCGCGGGGCATGGAGTACCTCGCCTCGCAGAAG TGCATCCACAGGGACCTGGCCGCCCGCAATGTGCTGGTGACCGAGGACAACGTGATGAAGATCGCGGACTTTGGCCTGGCCCGCGACGTGCACAATCTCGACTACTACAAGAAGACCACCAAT GGCCGCCTGCCCGTGAAGTGGATGGCGCCCGAGGCCTTGTTTGACCGCGTCTACACCCACCAGAGTGACGT CTGGTCCTTCGGTGTCCTACTCTGGGAGATCTTCACGCTGGGGGGCTCGCCGTACCCCGGCATCCCCGTGGAGGAGCTCTTCAAGCTGCTGAAGGAAGGCCACCGCATGGACAAGCCGGCCAACTGCACGCACGATCT GTACATGATCATGCGCGAGTGCTGGCACGCCGTGCCCTCCCAGAGGCCCACCTTCAAGCAGCTGGTGGAAGACCTGGACCGTGTGCTCACCGTTACATCCACCGAC GAGTACCTCGACTTGTCGGTGCCCTTCGAGCAGTACTCGCCGGGCGGCCAGGACACCCCCAGCTCCGGCTCCTCAGGGGACGACTCCGTGTTCGCCCATGACCTGCTGCCCCCGGCCCCACCAGGCAGCGGGGGCTCGCGGACGTGA
- the FGFR3 gene encoding fibroblast growth factor receptor 3 isoform X3 produces MGAPACALAFFVAVAVVMTGAVSGSPGMEQRVVRRAAEVPGPEPGQQELVFGSGDTVELSCHWPAGAPSGPTVWVKDGVGLAPSDRILVGPQRLQVLNASHEDAGAYSCRQRLTQSVLCHFAVRVTDAPSSGDDEDGEDEAEDTGAPYWTRPERMDKKLLAVPAANTVRFRCPAAGNPTPSISWLKNGKEFRGEHRIGGIKLRHQQWSLVMESVVPSDRGNYTCVVENKFGSIRQTYTLDVLERSPHRPILQAGLPANQTAVLGSDVEFHCKVYSDAQPHIQWLKHVEVNGSKVGPDGTPYVTVLKSWISESVEADARLRLANVSERDGGEYLCRASNFIGVAEKAFWLRVHGPQAAEEELVEAGEAGSVYAGVLSYGVGFLLFILVVAAVALCRLRSPPKKGLGSPAVHKVSRFPLKRQQVSLESSSSMSSNTPLVRIARLSSGEGPALANVSELELPADPKWELSRARLTLGKPLGEGCFGQVVMAEAIGINKDRAAKPVTVAVKMLKDDATDKDLSDLVSEMEMMKMIGKHKNIINLLGACTQGGPLYVLVEYAAKGNLREYLRARRPPGTDYSFDTCRLPEEQLTFKDLVSCAYQVARGMEYLASQKCIHRDLAARNVLVTEDNVMKIADFGLARDVHNLDYYKKTTNGRLPVKWMAPEALFDRVYTHQSDVWSFGVLLWEIFTLGGSPYPGIPVEELFKLLKEGHRMDKPANCTHDLYMIMRECWHAVPSQRPTFKQLVEDLDRVLTVTSTDEYLDLSVPFEQYSPGGQDTPSSGSSGDDSVFAHDLLPPAPPGSGGSRT; encoded by the exons ATGGGCGCTCCGGCTTGCGCCCTCGCGTTCTTTGTGGCCGTGGCAGTCGTGATGACCGGCGCTGTCTCCGGGTCCCCGGGCATGGAGCAGCGCGTCGTGCGGAGAGCAGCAG AGGTCCCGGGCCCTGAGCCTGGCCAGCAGGAGCTGGTCTTCGGCAGCGGGGACACCGTGGAGCTGAGCTGCCACTGGCCCGCGGGGGCGCCCTCAGGGCCCACGGTCTGGGTGAAGGACGGCGTGGGGCTGGCGCCCTCAGACCGCATCCTGGTGGGGCCGCAGCGGCTGCAGGTGCTCAACGCCTCCCACGAGGACGCCGGGGCCTACAGCTGCCGCCAGCGCCTCACGCAGAGTGTCCTGTGCCACTTCGCCGTGCGCGTGACAG ATGCTCCGTCCTCAGGAGACGATGAAGATGGGGAAGACGAGGCTGAAGACACAG GGGCCCCTTACTGGACGCGGCCCGAGCGGATGGACAAGAAGCTGCTGGCCGTGCCGGCGGCCAACACGGTTCGCTTCCGCTGCCCAGCCGCCGGCAACCCCACCCCGTCCATCTCCTGGCTGAAGAACGGCAAGGAGTTCCGAGGCGAGCACCGCATCGGGGGCATCAAG cTACGGCACCAGCAGTGGAGCCTGGTCATGGAGAGCGTGGTGCCTTCGGACCGCGGCAACTACACGTGCGTCGTGGAGAACAAGTTCGGCAGCATCCGGCAGACGTACACTCTGGACGTGCTGG AGCGCTCCCCGCACCGGCCCATCCTGCAGGCGGGGCTGCCCGCTAACCAGACGGCGGTGCTGGGCAGCGACGTGGAATTCCACTGCAAGGTGTACAGCGACGCGCAGCCCCACATCCAGTGGCTCAAGCACGTGGAGGTGAACGGCAGCAAAGTGGGGCCCGACGGCACGCCCTATGTCACGGTGCTCAAG TCGTGGATCAGTGAGAGTGTGGAGGCCGACGCGCGCCTCCGCCTGGCCAATGTGTCCGAGCGCGACGGGGGCGAGTACCTCTGTCGAGCCTCCAATTTCATAGGCGTGGCTGAGAAGGCCTTTTGGCTGCGTGTTCACGGGCCCCAAGCAG CTGAGGAGGAGCTGGTGGAGGCTGGTGAGGCTGGCAGTGTGTACGCAGGTGTCCTCAGCTACGGGGTGGGCTTCCTTCTCTTCATCCTGGTGGTGGCCGCTGTGGCCCTCTGCCGCCTGCGCAGCCCCCCCAAGAAGGGCCTGGGCTCGCCCGCCGTGCACAAGGTCTCCCGCTTCCCGCTCAAGCGACAG CAGGTGTCCTTGGAGTCCAGCTCGTCCATGAGCTCCAACACGCCGCTGGTGCGGATCGCCCGGCTGTCCTCGGGGGAGGGCCCCGCGCTGGCCAACGTCTCTGAGCTCGAGCTGCCCGCCGACCCCAAGTGGGAGCTGTCCCGGGCCCG GCTGACTCTGGGCAAGCCTCTCGGGGAGGGCTGCTTCGGCCAGGTGGTCATGGCGGAGGCCATCGGCATCAACAAGGACCGGGCTGCCAAGCCCGTCACGGTGGCGGTGAAGATGctgaaag ATGACGCCACAGATAAGGACCTGTCGGACCTGGTGTCCGAGAtggagatgatgaaaatgatCGGGAAGCACAAGAACATCATCAACCTGCTGGGCGCCTGCACGCAGGGCG GGCCCCTGTACGTGCTGGTGGAGTACGCGGCCAAGGGCAACCTGCGGGAGTACCTGCGGGCGCGGCGGCCCCCGGGCACGGACTACTCCTTCGACACTTGCCGGCTGCCCGAGGAGCAGCTCACCTTCAAGGACCTGGTTTCCTGCGCCTACCAGGTGGCGCGGGGCATGGAGTACCTCGCCTCGCAGAAG TGCATCCACAGGGACCTGGCCGCCCGCAATGTGCTGGTGACCGAGGACAACGTGATGAAGATCGCGGACTTTGGCCTGGCCCGCGACGTGCACAATCTCGACTACTACAAGAAGACCACCAAT GGCCGCCTGCCCGTGAAGTGGATGGCGCCCGAGGCCTTGTTTGACCGCGTCTACACCCACCAGAGTGACGT CTGGTCCTTCGGTGTCCTACTCTGGGAGATCTTCACGCTGGGGGGCTCGCCGTACCCCGGCATCCCCGTGGAGGAGCTCTTCAAGCTGCTGAAGGAAGGCCACCGCATGGACAAGCCGGCCAACTGCACGCACGATCT GTACATGATCATGCGCGAGTGCTGGCACGCCGTGCCCTCCCAGAGGCCCACCTTCAAGCAGCTGGTGGAAGACCTGGACCGTGTGCTCACCGTTACATCCACCGAC GAGTACCTCGACTTGTCGGTGCCCTTCGAGCAGTACTCGCCGGGCGGCCAGGACACCCCCAGCTCCGGCTCCTCAGGGGACGACTCCGTGTTCGCCCATGACCTGCTGCCCCCGGCCCCACCAGGCAGCGGGGGCTCGCGGACGTGA
- the FGFR3 gene encoding fibroblast growth factor receptor 3 isoform X2, which translates to MGAPACALAFFVAVAVVMTGAVSGSPGMEQRVVRRAAEVPGPEPGQQELVFGSGDTVELSCHWPAGAPSGPTVWVKDGVGLAPSDRILVGPQRLQVLNASHEDAGAYSCRQRLTQSVLCHFAVRVTDAPSSGDDEDGEDEAEDTAGAPYWTRPERMDKKLLAVPAANTVRFRCPAAGNPTPSISWLKNGKEFRGEHRIGGIKLRHQQWSLVMESVVPSDRGNYTCVVENKFGSIRQTYTLDVLERSPHRPILQAGLPANQTAVLGSDVEFHCKVYSDAQPHIQWLKHVEVNGSKVGPDGTPYVTVLKSWISESVEADARLRLANVSERDGGEYLCRASNFIGVAEKAFWLRVHGPQAAEEELVEAGEAGSVYAGVLSYGVGFLLFILVVAAVALCRLRSPPKKGLGSPAVHKVSRFPLKRQVSLESSSSMSSNTPLVRIARLSSGEGPALANVSELELPADPKWELSRARLTLGKPLGEGCFGQVVMAEAIGINKDRAAKPVTVAVKMLKDDATDKDLSDLVSEMEMMKMIGKHKNIINLLGACTQGGPLYVLVEYAAKGNLREYLRARRPPGTDYSFDTCRLPEEQLTFKDLVSCAYQVARGMEYLASQKCIHRDLAARNVLVTEDNVMKIADFGLARDVHNLDYYKKTTNGRLPVKWMAPEALFDRVYTHQSDVWSFGVLLWEIFTLGGSPYPGIPVEELFKLLKEGHRMDKPANCTHDLYMIMRECWHAVPSQRPTFKQLVEDLDRVLTVTSTDEYLDLSVPFEQYSPGGQDTPSSGSSGDDSVFAHDLLPPAPPGSGGSRT; encoded by the exons ATGGGCGCTCCGGCTTGCGCCCTCGCGTTCTTTGTGGCCGTGGCAGTCGTGATGACCGGCGCTGTCTCCGGGTCCCCGGGCATGGAGCAGCGCGTCGTGCGGAGAGCAGCAG AGGTCCCGGGCCCTGAGCCTGGCCAGCAGGAGCTGGTCTTCGGCAGCGGGGACACCGTGGAGCTGAGCTGCCACTGGCCCGCGGGGGCGCCCTCAGGGCCCACGGTCTGGGTGAAGGACGGCGTGGGGCTGGCGCCCTCAGACCGCATCCTGGTGGGGCCGCAGCGGCTGCAGGTGCTCAACGCCTCCCACGAGGACGCCGGGGCCTACAGCTGCCGCCAGCGCCTCACGCAGAGTGTCCTGTGCCACTTCGCCGTGCGCGTGACAG ATGCTCCGTCCTCAGGAGACGATGAAGATGGGGAAGACGAGGCTGAAGACACAG CAGGGGCCCCTTACTGGACGCGGCCCGAGCGGATGGACAAGAAGCTGCTGGCCGTGCCGGCGGCCAACACGGTTCGCTTCCGCTGCCCAGCCGCCGGCAACCCCACCCCGTCCATCTCCTGGCTGAAGAACGGCAAGGAGTTCCGAGGCGAGCACCGCATCGGGGGCATCAAG cTACGGCACCAGCAGTGGAGCCTGGTCATGGAGAGCGTGGTGCCTTCGGACCGCGGCAACTACACGTGCGTCGTGGAGAACAAGTTCGGCAGCATCCGGCAGACGTACACTCTGGACGTGCTGG AGCGCTCCCCGCACCGGCCCATCCTGCAGGCGGGGCTGCCCGCTAACCAGACGGCGGTGCTGGGCAGCGACGTGGAATTCCACTGCAAGGTGTACAGCGACGCGCAGCCCCACATCCAGTGGCTCAAGCACGTGGAGGTGAACGGCAGCAAAGTGGGGCCCGACGGCACGCCCTATGTCACGGTGCTCAAG TCGTGGATCAGTGAGAGTGTGGAGGCCGACGCGCGCCTCCGCCTGGCCAATGTGTCCGAGCGCGACGGGGGCGAGTACCTCTGTCGAGCCTCCAATTTCATAGGCGTGGCTGAGAAGGCCTTTTGGCTGCGTGTTCACGGGCCCCAAGCAG CTGAGGAGGAGCTGGTGGAGGCTGGTGAGGCTGGCAGTGTGTACGCAGGTGTCCTCAGCTACGGGGTGGGCTTCCTTCTCTTCATCCTGGTGGTGGCCGCTGTGGCCCTCTGCCGCCTGCGCAGCCCCCCCAAGAAGGGCCTGGGCTCGCCCGCCGTGCACAAGGTCTCCCGCTTCCCGCTCAAGCGACAG GTGTCCTTGGAGTCCAGCTCGTCCATGAGCTCCAACACGCCGCTGGTGCGGATCGCCCGGCTGTCCTCGGGGGAGGGCCCCGCGCTGGCCAACGTCTCTGAGCTCGAGCTGCCCGCCGACCCCAAGTGGGAGCTGTCCCGGGCCCG GCTGACTCTGGGCAAGCCTCTCGGGGAGGGCTGCTTCGGCCAGGTGGTCATGGCGGAGGCCATCGGCATCAACAAGGACCGGGCTGCCAAGCCCGTCACGGTGGCGGTGAAGATGctgaaag ATGACGCCACAGATAAGGACCTGTCGGACCTGGTGTCCGAGAtggagatgatgaaaatgatCGGGAAGCACAAGAACATCATCAACCTGCTGGGCGCCTGCACGCAGGGCG GGCCCCTGTACGTGCTGGTGGAGTACGCGGCCAAGGGCAACCTGCGGGAGTACCTGCGGGCGCGGCGGCCCCCGGGCACGGACTACTCCTTCGACACTTGCCGGCTGCCCGAGGAGCAGCTCACCTTCAAGGACCTGGTTTCCTGCGCCTACCAGGTGGCGCGGGGCATGGAGTACCTCGCCTCGCAGAAG TGCATCCACAGGGACCTGGCCGCCCGCAATGTGCTGGTGACCGAGGACAACGTGATGAAGATCGCGGACTTTGGCCTGGCCCGCGACGTGCACAATCTCGACTACTACAAGAAGACCACCAAT GGCCGCCTGCCCGTGAAGTGGATGGCGCCCGAGGCCTTGTTTGACCGCGTCTACACCCACCAGAGTGACGT CTGGTCCTTCGGTGTCCTACTCTGGGAGATCTTCACGCTGGGGGGCTCGCCGTACCCCGGCATCCCCGTGGAGGAGCTCTTCAAGCTGCTGAAGGAAGGCCACCGCATGGACAAGCCGGCCAACTGCACGCACGATCT GTACATGATCATGCGCGAGTGCTGGCACGCCGTGCCCTCCCAGAGGCCCACCTTCAAGCAGCTGGTGGAAGACCTGGACCGTGTGCTCACCGTTACATCCACCGAC GAGTACCTCGACTTGTCGGTGCCCTTCGAGCAGTACTCGCCGGGCGGCCAGGACACCCCCAGCTCCGGCTCCTCAGGGGACGACTCCGTGTTCGCCCATGACCTGCTGCCCCCGGCCCCACCAGGCAGCGGGGGCTCGCGGACGTGA